In Nocardioides sp. JQ2195, a genomic segment contains:
- a CDS encoding sugar ABC transporter substrate-binding protein, with amino-acid sequence MSNAKPVKLAWFTPTSQNDYLSALGVGIEAAAKARNATVTTFDAGFDEQKQYAQIQDAIATGKFDAFLVTPVDASGVVPAIAEAAEAGIKVVCGGGYPCGDDFASKISNAEGVVAQTAIPEASLGKSTGQLIVEACEGKDPCEVAQLPGAMIPAEEALFDGVKQVLSSHPEIEIVARVEAGYLAAPAQAATQDILQSNPDLDVVAASSDAMAAGIELAVKAAGVEDQVKIIGLAGGQRGLAKVRSGTWFGTVMMYPFDEGMYLVDQAVRAVRSQRFRAGINPAEELAWPMVFTKENSAEFGDYSGQWAG; translated from the coding sequence CGCGGCCAAGGCTCGCAATGCAACGGTCACCACGTTTGATGCTGGGTTCGACGAGCAGAAGCAGTACGCACAGATTCAGGATGCCATCGCGACTGGCAAGTTCGATGCCTTCCTTGTCACTCCGGTTGACGCCTCCGGAGTCGTTCCTGCCATCGCGGAGGCTGCTGAGGCGGGCATCAAGGTGGTCTGCGGCGGCGGATACCCATGCGGCGATGACTTTGCCAGTAAGATCTCGAATGCTGAGGGTGTGGTCGCCCAGACGGCAATTCCCGAGGCATCCTTGGGCAAGAGCACGGGGCAGCTGATCGTGGAGGCTTGCGAAGGTAAGGATCCGTGTGAGGTAGCGCAGTTGCCGGGCGCAATGATCCCCGCGGAGGAGGCACTCTTCGACGGGGTGAAGCAGGTTCTTTCCTCCCACCCTGAGATCGAGATCGTGGCACGCGTGGAAGCCGGTTACCTTGCTGCGCCGGCTCAGGCTGCGACGCAGGACATCTTGCAGTCGAACCCGGACCTCGACGTCGTGGCTGCTTCGAGCGATGCGATGGCTGCGGGGATCGAGCTGGCTGTGAAGGCGGCGGGAGTTGAGGACCAGGTGAAGATCATCGGCCTGGCTGGGGGACAGCGGGGCCTGGCGAAGGTCCGCAGCGGAACTTGGTTCGGCACGGTGATGATGTACCCCTTCGATGAAGGCATGTATCTGGTGGACCAAGCGGTTCGCGCGGTGCGCTCGCAACGGTTCAGGGCTGGCATCAACCCGGCTGAGGAGTTGGCCTGGCCCATGGTGTTCACCAAAGAGAACAGCGCGGAGTTCGGAGACTATTCCGGACAGTGGGCTGGCTGA